The Cotesia glomerata isolate CgM1 linkage group LG7, MPM_Cglom_v2.3, whole genome shotgun sequence genome segment atgTGATAtgaatatgaagaaaaaaaaattatgatccAGCTGtaaaatgtattatttaatttttttcgttaaatttTGACATTATATACactttatatatgttatatatagatgtatgaaaataaaataatagatgCCGGTGGTGGTAAGCTCAGTTAAGTTGCCGGGAAAATGTATTAGATATGTATAACATCAGGGAATGCCAGGCAAAGGGAAACAAGAACAGTACAGAATAGAATACAGTATAGAACAGTACAAGGAAAGCTAACCTAACttaagatatatatatatatatatatttaaggGTGCAATGGTATTGGTATGTATGTTTGTATGTATGGATATCTGTAGGACCTGTATTTGTATCTGTAGATCGACTAGACTAGACCCTGCATAAAGCTAAAGGCGACGACGGGATTATGGCTTTAAAGGCGGTGAAGCTATGCAAATCACGATGTGCTTCGCCAAATTCACAGGGAATCTCATTTCCCTTGTTGGTTGCTGCTACAGAAATCCCCAATCTTCtttattttcctttttctttttctttttctaccTTTTCTACCTTTTTTTCCTTTCTCTTTatacttattatattatttaactttcTCACTCTTTTACTCTTTAACTCTTTATACTCTAAACTGCTTTTACATTTCTTTGAGATGTACAATAATAAGAACAAGAATAGAAAAATCagtatgaataaataaaataacggGAGTTGAGATAAAGGTAAATCTCAacaaatctatattattattagtaactTTATATCTTATTctttattaactttaaaattctcACTAAAACAATCGCATTCCTATACTGCAGCTTTTTGTTTCATCTTTTCACTTTTTCCCGTTTTCCCTTTTTTCTTTGTCAATTTAATGCCcttttacttaaatattttatacattatcataataaaaaaaaatatatatatttatataagttACAaacattttatcaaataaaccatgtaaatagtattataaacttaaaatatttatttaattaatattgttatatttataattacagactatcattattttatcgAGTTTTATGCCATGTTTTATCACTTCATTACCGGCTGAATACAATAAggagttaaataattataataatattaacaacaacaatacGGTGAGTTATTGCGACTATTTTCACGACAATTGATtatagaatataaatataaaaataaaaataaaatgtcaatgaaagatttaaaaaaaaaaacatctaatCTACTTTGAGTGTACCAAAGTGTGTAAACTATagtaatactatttattattgttatacatgtatgtatgtatgtaatatGTAGATTATAAATGTATTGAATGAAGAGGCTATAGTGAATAAAATGTGACAAGAGACCAGTAGTACGGGTTACACTCTTACATTCACTCAGTGAATGTTGGTGATGGTGAAATGCGAAATGCGAAACGCGAATCATTTACTGTCTCCCTTCTTTACACGGTATTCTTGTTCACCTGTTTGCTCGCATCAACTGATAAAGGTTGATTCAATTCACACACGAATCAGAAttgagtgagtgagtgagtgacTAACTGAGTAAAAGAGACAATAAATGTACGTAAATCTTTATGTTTATGTCGTCCAACATTATCTGTCGatttaatacaaatacatAGGTATATCTTTTATGTAAAAACttgttatatattatatattgcaGGTATTTATACGTACCTACTCAAACACTTTAATACACAAACCAAGTATACTTGTctaataatactttttttatacattaagtgtgtatatgttaaaaacatataatttattattataaataaataaataaaaaaataaacaaataataaaaaagtgttATTGAGTTGTTATTAGAATCTCGGGATCAGCCACTAATACTATACTACATTCCTCTTTCTCCgtgatttatattataatcattattattactattattattattattattattattatatatactgGTGCTAATAGTTTAACAGATATTATATCAACACAAGTAGATCTGGGTTAATAGATTTCTCTGCCTGAAGGTCGAGGGTATCGATACCTGATCTTAAATCATTGTAcatattaaaacttttttttttttttgttgtttaccgaagaaaaaaaaataaatttcgttattgttatcagttttaaaatttattaaaatagtatttgtttaaatttgagTTTAAATCAGTATAAAATTTCTGTCAGCAAACTTGTTTAGTTAATATAAATAAGTCTTGTGGTCTCGATAAAATATAGTCTTTAGAATCGTATTTGGTTAAccgcaaattttcaattaaaaccATTTGGCACTCTAAAAACCGGAGCAGTCATTTAATACTTGgaacagatataaaatttaatatatttaactaaataTTCTAAGCTAATTAAATACATttaatataatgtaaaatagtaaaaattcgtacttataaattgaaagttggaaaaaaaataataataaatatatgtatatttattttatctttcacCCCCAGTGAGAGAATATAATTACATGCTtcagtaaaatttaatcaacGTTTTTTACAACaacttttatacttttattttaattaatgttatttcctatattaaatattcttaagTATTCCAACAGtgctgaaaattaaatactacattcttttcattaaaattctaatttgtttattttttttatgtttgaattcatttaatttttaaaataataaaaaatgcgtcattattatattcacttagGTCTATAAACATTGactacattttaatttttatataaaatcacgagttttaaaaaatttattcataaaaaaatgtaacaaatattgaaaaaaaaaagtaatagtaataaaatatttttttgtttttttataactttcgGACAACAATTTACTTACGAACGTAAGAGCTATTAAGAGAAGTCGAAAGTTGTTCTACTTTTTGATTTTCGTGACTTTACATTTGTTGCATTCTttcgtatatttatttatttatttatactttttgtaaaattcacaaactatttgaaaaattataaataacttgaTACAACTGatgaaaaacaataaaatcttgaatttttaagattgtatgggttataaaagaaaattaaaagtttatttaatctttttttttttatatattaaaaataaatttaaacaaacaaCTCAATGTTGTATGGATAATATtggattataataaaaaatgcaaagcTATTGAAGGAGAGTCAACTTTCTCAAACTCCACTCGTCTTCTCCATTTCTTTAAAGAACAAGTAATCGTTAGTCGTTAACTTTCGTAATAGCAAACTTTACTCATTGCTCTCCTTTccattaaagaaaaaaaaatatatatatataaacatcaaacggtaaaatagtaaaaatagttgttttataagtaaaaaaatttatcataaaatttatcctCTAGTAAAATATACTCTACGATAAATTCCTAGACACATTTTACTATTGACGCTAACAAAATTTATGCGGTTATCAATAATTCGATAATTCTCAAGtatatcaacatttttttttatttttatactttatttttcatgttaattaaaaagtggatcattatttaattgtgtACTGACACAACTGtaacttaaaatttgaaatttgacaacctatataaaaaataattaattaattaattaattaatagtttatttttatatttattttcagaacAAAGACGGAATTTTAATTGAATCCCAGGAACACttgatagataaaaaaattatatcaattgaaaataattggcacaacaacaacaacaataataataacacatATGGGATAAATTtagataatgatgatgatgatgatgatgataataataataataatccaatACGATATCAACATCAGTGGTTAAATTACGAGGGTAATCAATATCAAACAgaagcagcagcagcagcagtcAATTTCCCATTAGCAGTGCACAAACAAGGAAATCTAAAGACGTCAACTGATTATTCAAcgaattcaaattatcaagaTAATGCACATGTTACTGACATAATAGCCCCTTCTATTCCAGTAGATGaagctttattattatttgaaaattttggagataaaataattaaaactgatgatgatttaaattattatgaaaatgacaCTGGAACGGTAGAatcacaaaattattatttttcaacggAATTAccgattgaaaaaaataataaagataaaacgATACAAGTATCatctgaaaattataaaaatgcttTAGCTAACTTTAAaagtcaattaattaaaaattcacgagtttctttaaataatagaaAAGATGTTACGAcattaacaacaacaacaacaacaacatcaGCAGcagcaaataaaaataaagtattacCAGAATTATCACGTTtaacctttcaaaatttcaatgatTCATTAACGGATATTATTTCGGAAAATGAACAAACAAAAGTTACCGTAAATCAAAaagttttaacaaaatttaataccgAAGAGCCTATTGTTGTTTCTGAAACAGGAATAATGAtacataaaaatgatgattacAGTACAACAACGCTTCCGTGcaatattgaaaatgaaaatacagAGGTGGTTGAATCACAACTGCTATCATTAACAACAATACCACCACCTTccgaagaagaagaagaagaagaagaaaaacaactaacaaaaaattcaacagaTGAAGGTACAACGGATTACAATACTCCTGTCCATTCTATTCATTCTGTTCATTCTGTTAATTCTCCGTTGTTTATCCGAGAACTTTCCAATAGAGATCAGGATACCACATCACCCGTAGTGTTAAATTCAATCCAGGCTGGGTTGGCTTTAGTTAACGCTGACAAGACTCattttattggaaataaaGTTGAACCTCTAAAtcagtttaaattaaatggCTATTCTGACAATTACCCATTTGAAAATATCAACACCAGCaacaaaaatagtaaaaatgttaaatcgATTAAATCACCAATAGTGAAAAATGTCTTATTAACGTCAATCAACCACGATAACGATAACGATAACAACGACAACGGTAAACTTGTAGAAATTCAAAAGTCAGTGGAACTGTATAATAGTGCACCGATCCATGAAATTCATTATCCACCTGAACTATCGATCAATCACCCAGCTTCACCAATTTCATTAGTTTCATCAGCTTCATCAGCTTCATCAGCTTCATCAGCTTCATCagattttgtttatattactTCACaccaagataataataatcataaaaagaATCAAATGTCATATCCAGATACTGATATCATTGACGACAGTAATACTGATTTTAGCCTTAAATTCTTATCTATTATTAAACAAACCACTCCTTCCTCTTCAACATcaaaacaacaacaacaacaacaacaacaaccagttaatttaaataacaacatTGTGTTTGacattgaaaaacaaaaaataattgaaattaataaaaataataataattttactaataaaaataatattggaGGTGAAATTTATGAGACTGAAGATCAAATGTCATCTTCATCtgaatttttagaatataaaAGTAAACAAGTAGTACAAGataataatggaaaaaatttattggttgATAGAGAATCAGATAACGTATCAAGATACatcaatagtaataataacagCATTATCAAAAGTCACAtggattataataataacaatctaAATGATGTTAAACAAGAGGGATACtctaatttaatagaaaaggATAAAATAGCCGATGCGACAGATAATTCCGAACAAACTGTTTACATTTACTCGCCACCTGTAGTAAGTGGTGATTACGgatctatagatatatcaaattacaatataaatttgCCAATAAATAGTGAAATTATTGAACAATCAAACTATCCAGTTGACAAATTAGTTGATGGTGTACTCGATATCACCACCGGTGCCCGATATTCTCaaccttatttttttaacaaagatcataatattaataataataataataatagagttGTTGAAAAGTACCAGTACCAGTACCAAAAACTAAAGCCGAAGCCGAAGCAAAAGCACGTGCCAGTTATACAAGCTTATCCAGTTACAGTTGAGAAGATGTCCAAGAATAAGGTACTGTCACCTCACCAACCAACTAAAACTATTACTAGTACCAGTAACACTGGAacttatattcaaaaatttgtatctCAACCCTATCCTATTCAGATACTTGAACAGTTGCCGTATCAAGTAGATAAGGTCATTGAAATGCCAATCCGAATTCCAAGTAACCATCCACTTG includes the following:
- the LOC123268935 gene encoding probable WRKY transcription factor protein 1; this encodes MLMLIYSTIIILSSFMPCFITSLPAEYNKELNNYNNINNNNTNKDGILIESQEHLIDKKIISIENNWHNNNNNNNNTYGINLDNDDDDDDDNNNNNPIRYQHQWLNYEGNQYQTEAAAAAVNFPLAVHKQGNLKTSTDYSTNSNYQDNAHVTDIIAPSIPVDEALLLFENFGDKIIKTDDDLNYYENDTGTVESQNYYFSTELPIEKNNKDKTIQVSSENYKNALANFKSQLIKNSRVSLNNRKDVTTLTTTTTTTSAAANKNKVLPELSRLTFQNFNDSLTDIISENEQTKVTVNQKVLTKFNTEEPIVVSETGIMIHKNDDYSTTTLPCNIENENTEVVESQLLSLTTIPPPSEEEEEEEEKQLTKNSTDEGTTDYNTPVHSIHSVHSVNSPLFIRELSNRDQDTTSPVVLNSIQAGLALVNADKTHFIGNKVEPLNQFKLNGYSDNYPFENINTSNKNSKNVKSIKSPIVKNVLLTSINHDNDNDNNDNGKLVEIQKSVELYNSAPIHEIHYPPELSINHPASPISLVSSASSASSASSASSDFVYITSHQDNNNHKKNQMSYPDTDIIDDSNTDFSLKFLSIIKQTTPSSSTSKQQQQQQQQPVNLNNNIVFDIEKQKIIEINKNNNNFTNKNNIGGEIYETEDQMSSSSEFLEYKSKQVVQDNNGKNLLVDRESDNVSRYINSNNNSIIKSHMDYNNNNLNDVKQEGYSNLIEKDKIADATDNSEQTVYIYSPPVVSGDYGSIDISNYNINLPINSEIIEQSNYPVDKLVDGVLDITTGARYSQPYFFNKDHNINNNNNNRVVEKYQYQYQKLKPKPKQKHVPVIQAYPVTVEKMSKNKVLSPHQPTKTITSTSNTGTYIQKFVSQPYPIQILEQLPYQVDKVIEMPIRIPSNHPLGEIPPRLLSSLSSSLLSSIRFDKLSSNNNPNYYHQIINPSIQSNELLYPTRLQQTKSEKSEKSDKSEKSDKSELGKSFTNSSTLNLKGYTIGKQAVMPLMVAMRSPLSKRYSLLSQFGLVKHQQHQQNQQQQQQQQQQQLSIWLPGKSIQ